A single region of the Pseudomonas mandelii genome encodes:
- a CDS encoding peptidylprolyl isomerase, giving the protein MMKLKTLLILLTMWVPVAFCSNGPAAARVNGEEISEFRLERYFAEYLEDQGRAVGSIRNPKAYKQLRQKALDALIDKELLWQEARKRGVKISDEVVQSQVEQTRQAMGGAEVFARRLEDAGFNEATFIEYTRRELAAQKVFADLLQVAEPDEKQVRAFYEEHRAEMSTPEQIQARHILVKVPQGADAATVEAARLRLEEMRVKISQGEDFASIARAGSEDASATEGGDLGYFPRGRMMPEFEAAAFALAPGSVSAPVRTPLGWHLIYLQNHQEAADVSEAQGLEMVRAYLARQQKSQARLQVLGQLRSSNRIERIDDD; this is encoded by the coding sequence ATGATGAAACTCAAGACGCTGCTGATTCTGCTGACGATGTGGGTCCCCGTGGCCTTCTGCAGCAACGGCCCGGCTGCCGCACGGGTCAATGGCGAGGAAATTTCCGAGTTCCGTCTCGAGCGCTATTTTGCCGAATACCTGGAGGACCAGGGCCGCGCAGTGGGCAGCATTCGCAACCCCAAGGCGTACAAGCAATTGCGCCAGAAAGCACTGGATGCGCTGATCGACAAGGAGTTGCTGTGGCAGGAAGCGCGCAAACGCGGGGTGAAGATCAGCGATGAGGTCGTACAAAGCCAGGTTGAGCAGACGCGGCAAGCGATGGGGGGGGCCGAGGTGTTCGCCCGCCGGCTGGAAGACGCCGGTTTCAACGAAGCCACCTTTATCGAGTACACGCGCCGTGAGCTCGCGGCGCAAAAGGTGTTCGCCGACCTGCTCCAGGTGGCTGAGCCGGACGAAAAACAGGTCCGCGCGTTCTACGAGGAACACCGCGCCGAAATGAGCACTCCCGAGCAAATCCAGGCGCGGCACATCCTGGTCAAAGTGCCTCAGGGCGCCGATGCCGCCACCGTTGAAGCCGCCCGGCTACGCTTAGAGGAGATGCGGGTGAAAATCAGCCAGGGCGAGGACTTTGCCAGCATTGCCCGGGCCGGCTCCGAAGATGCTTCCGCCACCGAAGGCGGGGATCTGGGCTATTTCCCCCGTGGGCGCATGATGCCGGAATTCGAAGCCGCGGCATTTGCGCTGGCGCCGGGGTCCGTCAGCGCGCCAGTGCGCACACCGTTGGGCTGGCATTTGATCTACCTGCAGAACCACCAGGAGGCGGCCGATGTCTCAGAAGCTCAGGGACTTGAAATGGTTCGGGCTTACCTTGCCCGACAGCAAAAGTCCCAGGCTCGTCTACAAGTTCTGGGGCAGTTGCGATCAAGCAATCGAATCGAGCGGATTGACGACGATTGA
- a CDS encoding response regulator: MLNKVLVVEDEQLLAENLQGYLQAQALEVRIAHNGETAIGEAKSFSPDVMVFDYRLPDMEGFQVLDAVRQNRNCHFVLITGHPTTEVCERARQLGVSHILFKPFPLAELARAVCDLLGMEREPKAGMSKSEGFVERRQSRTESFPLQLYDGSWVLADRRRTPSTSKAPDDQQLLTGE, from the coding sequence TTGTTAAACAAAGTACTGGTTGTTGAAGACGAACAGCTGCTGGCGGAAAACCTCCAGGGTTACCTGCAGGCGCAAGCGCTGGAAGTCCGGATAGCTCACAACGGTGAAACAGCTATCGGCGAAGCCAAAAGTTTTTCACCCGATGTGATGGTGTTCGATTACCGCTTGCCAGACATGGAAGGCTTTCAGGTGCTCGATGCCGTCCGCCAGAACAGGAACTGCCATTTTGTGCTGATTACCGGACACCCAACCACTGAAGTCTGTGAGCGGGCCCGGCAACTGGGAGTCAGCCATATCCTGTTCAAACCGTTTCCATTGGCGGAATTGGCCCGTGCAGTCTGTGACCTTTTGGGGATGGAGCGCGAACCCAAAGCAGGCATGAGCAAGTCCGAAGGATTCGTCGAACGACGCCAGAGCAGGACCGAAAGCTTCCCGCTGCAGTTGTACGACGGCAGTTGGGTGCTGGCAGATCGTCGACGAACTCCATCGACCTCCAAGGCACCAGACGACCAACAATTGCTCACCGGGGAGTAG
- a CDS encoding GspE/PulE family protein, with protein sequence MDRLSLAVEPAQLECVPSRFSSEQLAQARALATSSGERVLEALGGLCELAPMPFIQCLGATLHYPVLDTDTLFQATPVFDRVTLAQCLKREFILLRHDDAVIGVFADPFDTTRLAWIDDCLHGAPLYLVHADDLKAYLARHEESFHAVESLNAQADANVEIDTLQSLSLTSISEDASVVVKLVNSTLYDALKMHASDIHLGTTGSGLVIKYRIDGVLNNISKIQGSEFAEQVISRVKVMAELDIGEKRVPQDGRFKIGISGRQIDFRVSIMPSIFGEDAVLRVLDKQDLADKVSGVQLQALGFEENTLRQLRRLAAEPYGMVLVTGPTGSGKTTTLYAMITEINHGVDKIITIEDPVEYQLPGVLQIPVNEKKGLTFARGLRSILRHDPDKIMVGEIRDPDTAQIAVQSALTGHLVFTTIHANNVFDVIGRFTQMEIDPYSLVSALNAVLAQRLIRLVCASCSAPSTPTDEELRLSGLDPQKVDHYHFVHGKGCGHCRGTGYRGRTAIAELLHLDDELRQMIVERQPVSKIKAHACNRGLRLLRESALELVAEGRTTLEEINRVTFVS encoded by the coding sequence ATGGACCGTCTATCCCTTGCCGTAGAACCGGCGCAGTTGGAATGTGTACCGTCTCGCTTTTCCAGTGAACAACTGGCCCAGGCCCGGGCCCTGGCAACCAGTTCCGGCGAGCGGGTTCTGGAGGCCCTCGGGGGGTTGTGCGAACTGGCCCCCATGCCCTTCATCCAGTGCCTCGGCGCTACCCTGCATTATCCGGTGCTCGACACCGACACCCTGTTTCAAGCCACCCCGGTGTTCGACCGGGTCACCCTGGCCCAATGCCTCAAGCGCGAATTCATCCTGCTGCGTCATGACGATGCGGTCATTGGCGTGTTTGCCGACCCGTTCGACACAACCCGTCTGGCGTGGATCGACGACTGCCTGCACGGCGCGCCGCTGTACCTGGTGCATGCCGACGACCTGAAAGCCTACCTGGCGCGTCACGAAGAGAGTTTCCACGCGGTGGAATCGCTCAACGCCCAGGCCGACGCCAATGTCGAAATCGACACCCTGCAAAGCCTGTCCCTGACCAGCATCAGTGAAGACGCCAGCGTGGTGGTCAAACTGGTCAACTCGACCCTCTACGACGCGCTGAAAATGCACGCCAGCGACATCCACCTGGGCACCACCGGCAGCGGTCTGGTGATCAAGTACCGGATCGACGGCGTACTGAACAACATCAGCAAAATCCAGGGCAGCGAGTTCGCCGAGCAGGTGATCTCCCGGGTCAAAGTCATGGCCGAACTGGACATCGGCGAAAAACGCGTGCCCCAGGACGGTCGCTTCAAGATCGGCATCAGCGGCCGGCAGATCGACTTCCGGGTCTCGATCATGCCGAGCATTTTTGGCGAAGACGCGGTGCTGCGGGTGCTCGACAAACAGGACCTGGCGGACAAGGTCAGCGGCGTGCAATTGCAAGCCCTGGGCTTTGAAGAAAACACCCTGCGCCAGCTGCGCCGGTTGGCCGCCGAACCCTACGGCATGGTGCTGGTGACCGGCCCGACCGGTAGCGGCAAGACCACCACGCTCTACGCCATGATTACCGAGATCAACCACGGCGTGGACAAGATCATCACCATTGAAGACCCGGTGGAGTACCAACTGCCGGGCGTGCTGCAAATCCCGGTCAATGAAAAGAAAGGCCTGACCTTTGCCCGTGGCCTGCGCTCGATCCTGCGCCATGACCCGGACAAGATCATGGTCGGTGAGATCCGCGACCCCGACACCGCACAGATCGCCGTGCAATCGGCCCTGACCGGGCACCTGGTGTTCACCACCATTCACGCCAACAACGTGTTCGACGTGATTGGCCGGTTCACCCAGATGGAAATCGACCCTTACAGCCTCGTCTCGGCCCTCAACGCCGTGCTCGCCCAGCGGCTGATCCGCCTGGTGTGCGCCAGTTGCAGCGCGCCGAGCACCCCGACCGATGAAGAACTACGCCTCTCAGGGCTCGATCCGCAAAAGGTCGATCACTACCACTTCGTCCATGGCAAAGGCTGCGGCCATTGCCGCGGCACCGGATATCGCGGGCGGACCGCGATTGCCGAGCTGCTGCACCTGGACGACGAACTGCGGCAGATGATCGTCGAGCGCCAACCCGTTTCGAAAATCAAGGCACACGCTTGCAATCGTGGCTTGCGCTTGTTGCGCGAGTCCGCTCTGGAACTGGTAGCTGAGGGGCGGACCACGCTCGAGGAGATCAATCGTGTCACTTTTGTCTCGTGA
- a CDS encoding PilN domain-containing protein: MRALTLDFQPRRRSGPLGWSLLAGGVVLVVTCFVAQQHVAEQTSQQQGHLQSAQRELTGDTGSKVTLSPAETREQAQNLAEMRKVSQQLRRPWERLFAMLEAMPRDNIALLTLTPDARKGQVRISAEARDLEAMLDFHRRLEASDELSDVSLLSHEIVVKSPEQPVQFNLSASWEIGDANP, translated from the coding sequence ATGCGCGCCCTGACGCTCGACTTCCAGCCGCGCCGCCGCTCGGGCCCATTGGGCTGGAGCCTGCTGGCGGGCGGCGTGGTGCTGGTGGTGACCTGTTTTGTCGCCCAGCAGCACGTCGCCGAACAGACCTCGCAACAGCAAGGCCATCTGCAAAGTGCCCAGCGCGAACTCACCGGCGACACCGGCAGCAAAGTCACTTTGAGCCCGGCCGAAACCCGCGAGCAAGCACAGAACCTGGCAGAAATGCGCAAGGTCTCGCAGCAACTGCGCCGGCCCTGGGAACGTCTGTTCGCCATGCTCGAAGCGATGCCGCGCGACAACATCGCTTTGCTGACCCTGACCCCGGATGCCCGCAAGGGTCAGGTGCGCATCAGCGCCGAAGCACGGGACCTGGAAGCGATGCTCGACTTCCACCGCCGTCTCGAAGCCAGCGACGAGCTCTCCGATGTGTCGCTGCTCAGCCACGAAATTGTCGTGAAATCGCCGGAACAACCGGTGCAATTCAACCTGTCGGCTAGCTGGGAGATCGGCGATGCGAATCCCTAG
- a CDS encoding GspMb/PilO family protein: MRIPRLIVHEYLQGLGMPGLAGLAMLLLALAWALGGLMPDWNSLQTLSQQTREAGEYLAKVEDGSVAAPVVPQRQLDDFRSKLPSQPQATVAIDKIYALAAQEHITLARGEYSLGIDPKTHLARYQILLPVRGSYPQLRRFLHALLGQLPAVVVEDVEFQRKKIADTDLTGRIRMTLYLSRS; the protein is encoded by the coding sequence ATGCGAATCCCTAGATTGATCGTCCACGAATACCTGCAAGGCCTGGGTATGCCCGGCCTGGCAGGCTTGGCGATGTTGCTGCTCGCGCTGGCCTGGGCCCTGGGTGGCCTGATGCCGGACTGGAATTCGTTGCAAACCCTCAGCCAGCAGACCCGCGAAGCCGGCGAGTACCTGGCCAAGGTTGAAGACGGCAGTGTCGCCGCCCCGGTGGTGCCGCAACGTCAGCTCGACGACTTCCGCAGCAAACTGCCGTCGCAGCCCCAGGCCACGGTGGCCATCGACAAGATCTACGCGCTGGCGGCCCAGGAACACATCACCCTGGCGCGCGGTGAATATTCACTAGGCATCGATCCCAAGACCCACTTGGCCCGTTATCAGATTCTGCTGCCGGTGCGGGGCAGCTACCCGCAACTGCGGCGCTTCCTGCACGCGTTGCTCGGCCAGTTGCCGGCCGTGGTGGTGGAGGACGTGGAGTTTCAGCGTAAAAAAATCGCCGACACCGACCTTACCGGGCGGATCCGCATGACCCTTTACCTGTCGAGGTCATGA
- a CDS encoding type II secretion system protein GspD: MNSSRLLMNLCICAGLAACSSAQVAKQEATDLMESGQYEAGLARIEEGLKENPRDTELHLALTSGRARAVTALLTQADMDRAQRDFASARLEYGRVLTIEPNNRRAQDSMRQLEHMRSLDDKLELARGDLRRGDIYGADRQVKQILELDPKNGGALELQDNIRLVQSRNVIPYPQLRTRLDRPVTLEFRDANLKTIFEVLSQVAGLNFIFDKDLRPDMKATIFVRDVRIEDAVELLLQQNQLHQKVVNENTLLIYPDSPQKLKDYQELVMRTFYLTSIDANTALNMIKTMLKTRDVFVDERLNTLTMRDTEDAIRMAEKLLQSQDQSNPEVVLEVEVMEVATQRILDLGLQWPNTFGVVNSDGSAVTLLDQLKGINSSRITISPSPQAKINAQDNDINTLASPVIRVSNREQARIHIGQRVPIISATSVPSTQGPVITESVTYLDVGLKLEVQPTIHLNNEVAIKIALEVSNATPLEPTRQGTIPVQVDTRNAQTTLRLHDGETQILAGLVRNDHGATGNKIPGLGDIPGLGRLFGSNKDTVGKSELVLSITPRIVRNLPYQSPSDMEFPTGTETSMHIQAPDRRMQAPIQNEHIDRPVAVNSTTVVVEKP; encoded by the coding sequence ATGAACAGTTCCCGTTTGTTGATGAACCTTTGTATATGCGCAGGGCTGGCTGCGTGCAGTTCGGCGCAGGTCGCCAAGCAGGAAGCAACCGACCTGATGGAGTCGGGGCAGTACGAAGCCGGCCTGGCGCGTATTGAGGAAGGGCTGAAGGAAAACCCTCGGGATACCGAGCTGCACCTGGCCCTGACCAGCGGCCGTGCCCGTGCCGTGACGGCATTGTTGACCCAGGCCGACATGGATCGCGCCCAGCGTGATTTCGCTTCGGCCCGTCTGGAGTATGGCCGGGTGTTGACCATTGAACCCAACAACCGCCGCGCCCAGGATTCAATGCGCCAGCTAGAGCACATGCGCAGTCTTGATGACAAACTCGAACTGGCCCGGGGTGACCTGCGTCGCGGCGACATCTACGGCGCCGACCGTCAGGTGAAACAGATCCTCGAACTGGACCCCAAGAATGGCGGTGCCCTGGAGTTGCAAGACAATATTCGTCTGGTGCAAAGCCGCAACGTGATTCCTTATCCGCAACTGCGCACCCGTCTCGACCGGCCGGTGACCCTGGAATTTCGCGACGCCAACCTGAAAACCATCTTCGAAGTGCTGTCCCAGGTCGCCGGTTTGAACTTCATCTTCGACAAGGATCTGCGCCCGGACATGAAAGCCACCATCTTCGTGCGTGACGTGCGCATCGAAGACGCCGTGGAACTGCTGCTGCAACAGAACCAGCTGCATCAGAAAGTGGTGAATGAAAACACCTTGCTGATCTACCCGGACTCGCCGCAGAAGCTCAAGGATTATCAAGAGCTGGTGATGCGCACGTTCTACCTGACCAGCATCGATGCCAACACCGCGCTGAACATGATCAAGACCATGCTCAAGACCCGTGACGTGTTCGTCGATGAACGCCTCAACACCCTGACCATGCGCGACACCGAAGACGCCATACGCATGGCCGAAAAACTCTTGCAGTCGCAGGACCAGTCCAACCCTGAAGTGGTGCTGGAAGTGGAGGTGATGGAAGTCGCGACTCAGCGGATTCTCGACCTGGGACTGCAATGGCCGAACACCTTCGGCGTGGTCAACAGCGACGGCTCGGCCGTGACCCTGCTCGATCAACTCAAAGGCATCAACTCCAGCCGGATCACCATCTCGCCATCGCCTCAGGCCAAGATCAACGCCCAGGACAATGACATCAACACCCTGGCCAGCCCGGTGATTCGCGTCAGCAACCGTGAACAGGCGCGCATCCACATCGGTCAGCGTGTGCCCATCATCAGCGCCACCTCCGTGCCGTCGACCCAAGGTCCGGTGATCACTGAAAGCGTCACCTACCTGGACGTCGGTCTGAAGCTCGAAGTGCAGCCGACCATCCATCTGAACAACGAAGTGGCGATCAAGATCGCACTCGAAGTCAGTAACGCCACGCCACTGGAACCGACCCGCCAAGGCACGATTCCGGTTCAGGTCGACACCCGCAATGCCCAGACCACGCTGCGCTTGCATGACGGCGAAACCCAGATCCTTGCTGGCCTGGTGCGTAACGACCATGGCGCCACCGGCAACAAGATTCCGGGCCTGGGCGACATTCCCGGTCTTGGCCGGTTGTTCGGCAGTAACAAGGACACCGTCGGCAAATCGGAACTGGTGCTCTCCATCACCCCGCGCATCGTGCGCAACCTGCCGTACCAGAGCCCGTCGGACATGGAATTCCCCACCGGCACCGAAACCAGCATGCACATCCAGGCGCCTGACCGGCGGATGCAGGCGCCGATTCAGAATGAACACATCGATCGGCCGGTTGCGGTCAATTCCACCACTGTTGTCGTCGAGAAGCCTTGA
- a CDS encoding type II secretion system protein: MNASQRGFTLIEVVVTLALIGLLAGMAAPLTETVVRRGKEQELRAALYQIRDAIDAYKRAFDAGYIEKSLNSSGYPPNLQVLVEGVRDVRSAKGAKFYFLRRVPHDPLTPVKRDDEGGWGLRSYDSTAQNPREGEDVFDVYSHARGKGLNGIAYKEW, translated from the coding sequence ATGAACGCCTCGCAACGTGGTTTTACCTTGATCGAAGTCGTGGTGACGCTGGCCCTGATCGGCCTGCTGGCCGGCATGGCCGCGCCGCTTACCGAGACCGTGGTGCGCCGGGGCAAAGAGCAGGAATTGCGTGCGGCGCTGTACCAGATCCGCGACGCCATCGACGCCTACAAACGCGCCTTCGACGCCGGTTACATCGAGAAGTCGCTGAACAGCAGCGGCTATCCACCGAACCTGCAAGTGTTGGTGGAAGGTGTGCGTGATGTGCGCAGCGCCAAGGGTGCCAAGTTCTACTTTTTACGGCGCGTGCCCCATGACCCGCTGACGCCGGTCAAGCGTGACGATGAAGGTGGTTGGGGCTTGCGCTCTTACGACAGTACGGCTCAGAACCCGCGGGAGGGCGAAGACGTCTTTGACGTTTACTCCCATGCACGCGGCAAGGGTCTCAACGGCATCGCGTACAAGGAGTGGTGA
- a CDS encoding type II secretion system protein, translating to MRREKGFTLLELMVVMAIIATLMTIALPRYFNSLEASKETTLRQSLSAMREALDHYYGDTGRYPDSLEQLVEQRYLRNPPMDPISERKDLWVLVAPPDGVPGGVADIKSGATGRARDGSLYSEW from the coding sequence ATGCGTCGGGAAAAGGGTTTTACCCTGCTGGAGCTGATGGTGGTCATGGCAATCATCGCGACCCTGATGACCATCGCCTTGCCACGTTATTTCAACAGCCTCGAGGCCTCGAAAGAAACCACGCTGCGCCAGAGCCTGTCGGCCATGCGCGAAGCCCTGGATCACTACTACGGCGACACCGGGCGCTATCCCGATTCCCTGGAACAACTGGTGGAGCAGCGCTACTTGCGCAACCCGCCGATGGACCCGATTTCCGAACGCAAGGACCTCTGGGTGCTGGTCGCGCCGCCTGACGGCGTACCGGGCGGGGTCGCCGATATCAAAAGCGGTGCCACAGGGAGGGCGCGTGATGGCAGCCTTTATTCCGAGTGGTAA
- a CDS encoding type II secretion system protein, with amino-acid sequence MAAFIPSGKPADEAGFTYLGVLFLIMLMGMGLASAGELWSTASRRDRERQLLWVGTQYAQALRSYYRSSPGLAQYPKELEDLLQDERFPTPKHHIRQLYPDPIGGGEWTLMRGFDGRITGLSSPSTDLPLKQSDFPSQWSDFTGMASYKDWQFVAEKAFLDGASGPVKTQAGSPQAVSP; translated from the coding sequence ATGGCAGCCTTTATTCCGAGTGGTAAGCCCGCCGACGAGGCCGGGTTCACGTACCTGGGCGTGCTGTTTCTGATCATGCTGATGGGCATGGGCCTGGCCAGTGCCGGCGAGTTGTGGTCAACCGCCTCGCGCCGTGATCGCGAACGTCAGTTGCTGTGGGTCGGCACGCAATACGCCCAGGCGTTGCGCAGTTATTACCGCAGTTCTCCGGGGCTGGCGCAGTACCCGAAAGAACTTGAAGACCTGTTGCAGGACGAGCGTTTTCCAACGCCTAAACATCACATTCGCCAGCTCTACCCGGACCCGATCGGCGGCGGTGAATGGACGCTGATGCGTGGGTTCGACGGACGCATCACCGGCCTCAGCAGTCCTTCCACGGACCTGCCGCTGAAGCAGTCGGATTTTCCCAGCCAGTGGTCGGACTTCACCGGCATGGCGAGCTACAAGGACTGGCAGTTCGTGGCCGAGAAAGCCTTCCTCGATGGTGCTTCGGGGCCGGTGAAAACCCAGGCCGGATCGCCTCAGGCGGTGTCGCCATGA
- the csgE gene encoding curli production assembly/transport protein CsgE has protein sequence MNRHWLPALILACVATFASAGEEDEMLGFIVDDTISHIGHDFYYSFSERLRATSPMDFNLVVRERPSARWGSLVTVEYQQRLVYRRFLPPNTVELKDEAYDAADWVRGQIVQRKLEALLQDTTDLERDEL, from the coding sequence ATGAACCGCCACTGGCTGCCGGCCCTGATCCTCGCATGCGTGGCGACGTTCGCCAGCGCCGGGGAGGAAGACGAGATGCTGGGCTTTATCGTCGATGACACGATCTCGCACATCGGCCACGACTTTTACTACTCGTTCAGTGAACGCCTGCGTGCCACCAGTCCGATGGATTTCAACCTGGTGGTACGCGAACGACCTTCGGCACGCTGGGGCAGCCTGGTGACCGTGGAATATCAGCAGCGACTGGTTTATCGACGCTTCCTGCCGCCGAACACCGTGGAACTCAAGGACGAGGCCTATGACGCCGCCGACTGGGTTCGCGGACAGATTGTCCAGCGCAAGCTGGAAGCCTTGTTGCAGGACACTACGGACCTTGAGAGGGACGAATTATGA
- a CDS encoding curli assembly protein CsgF: MKTTTVSRNLGLWLIGLGSCSLVQATELVYTPINPSFGGNPLNGTWLLNNAQAQNDYDDPDLKNRTSVAGTSALERFTSQLQSRLLGQLLDNISTGNTGSLSTDAFIVNVVDDSGALTIEVTDRATGEISEIQVNGLAP; encoded by the coding sequence ATGAAAACGACAACGGTCTCACGGAACCTCGGGCTCTGGTTGATCGGGCTGGGCAGTTGCAGCCTGGTGCAGGCCACGGAGCTGGTTTACACGCCCATCAACCCTTCGTTCGGCGGCAACCCGTTGAACGGCACCTGGTTGCTGAACAACGCCCAGGCACAAAACGACTACGACGATCCTGACCTGAAAAACCGCACGTCTGTGGCCGGGACTTCGGCCCTCGAACGCTTCACCAGCCAGTTGCAGTCGCGGCTGCTGGGGCAGTTGCTGGACAACATCTCCACGGGCAACACCGGGAGCCTGTCCACCGACGCCTTTATCGTCAACGTCGTCGACGACTCCGGTGCACTGACCATTGAAGTGACCGACCGAGCGACCGGTGAAATTTCGGAAATCCAGGTGAATGGCCTCGCCCCTTGA
- a CDS encoding CsgG/HfaB family protein produces MKKIIALGLMLAALQGCSLRENVGAEQDTESPTLTPRASTYYDLINMPRPKGRLMAVVYGFRDQTGQYKPTPASSFSTSVTQGAASMLMDALQASGWFVVLEREGLQNLLTERKIIRASQKKPNTPVNIQGELPPLQAANMMLEGGIIAYDTNVRSGGEGARYLGIDISREYRIDQVTVNLRAVDVRSGQVLANVMTSKTIYSVGRSAGVFKFIEFKKLLEAEVGYTTNEPAQLCVLSAIEAAVGHLLAQGIERRLWQVAGDNSSPDNNATLDRYLTQNKVVPEGEEE; encoded by the coding sequence ATGAAAAAAATAATAGCGCTGGGGCTGATGTTGGCGGCATTGCAAGGGTGCAGTTTGCGCGAGAACGTGGGTGCCGAGCAGGACACCGAATCACCGACCCTGACACCCCGGGCGTCGACCTATTACGACTTGATCAACATGCCACGACCCAAGGGCCGGTTGATGGCGGTGGTGTACGGCTTCCGGGACCAGACCGGGCAGTACAAACCGACCCCGGCCAGTTCGTTTTCGACCAGCGTGACCCAGGGCGCGGCGAGCATGTTGATGGATGCGTTGCAGGCCAGCGGCTGGTTTGTGGTGCTGGAACGTGAAGGGCTGCAAAACCTGCTGACCGAGCGCAAGATCATCCGCGCCTCGCAGAAGAAGCCCAATACGCCGGTGAACATTCAGGGCGAGCTGCCACCGCTGCAAGCGGCGAACATGATGCTCGAAGGCGGGATCATCGCCTACGACACCAATGTGCGCAGTGGCGGGGAAGGGGCGCGCTACCTGGGGATCGATATTTCCCGGGAGTATCGGATAGATCAGGTCACGGTCAACCTGCGGGCGGTGGATGTACGCAGTGGGCAGGTGCTGGCGAATGTGATGACCAGCAAGACGATTTATTCCGTGGGCCGCAGTGCCGGGGTGTTCAAGTTTATCGAGTTCAAGAAGTTGCTTGAGGCTGAGGTCGGGTACACCACGAACGAGCCGGCGCAGTTGTGTGTGTTGTCGGCGATCGAGGCGGCTGTCGGGCACCTGTTGGCCCAGGGGATCGAACGGCGTTTGTGGCAGGTGGCGGGGGATAATTCTTCACCTGACAACAATGCGACGCTGGATCGTTACCTGACCCAGAACAAGGTTGTGCCTGAGGGTGAGGAAGAGTGA
- a CDS encoding DUF6124 family protein has product MFKATPNPPHSDDVSPYDPLDPKKLNEAADRALDHYLNPLKSAIPPRKPSTIYLIAPDIDTETLLVNACESLASASVMASDFAGFLEGPQRNTMLALQQIIMLGELAVNRALDNVVPQA; this is encoded by the coding sequence ATGTTCAAAGCCACACCCAACCCCCCGCACTCCGACGACGTTTCCCCCTACGATCCCCTCGACCCAAAGAAGCTCAACGAAGCCGCCGACCGTGCGCTGGATCACTATCTCAATCCGCTGAAAAGCGCGATCCCGCCACGCAAGCCCAGCACCATTTACCTCATCGCCCCGGATATCGACACTGAAACCCTGTTGGTCAATGCCTGCGAATCCCTGGCTTCAGCCAGTGTCATGGCCAGCGACTTCGCCGGGTTTCTCGAAGGCCCGCAACGCAACACGATGCTGGCCCTTCAGCAAATCATTATGCTGGGCGAGCTGGCGGTGAATCGGGCGCTGGATAACGTCGTTCCGCAGGCGTAA